The following proteins are co-located in the Blastopirellula marina genome:
- a CDS encoding RNA polymerase sigma factor has product MTEHSEASFVSTVDHVTTSLVARAKRLDNDAWRRLVTTYSRLVCFWCRKKLPQSADVEGVAQDVFLAAAVGINNFDGNSKAFRNWLRTITYRQVANHWRREQDEPRARGGSAAKVLLNEIPSSEIDEGDDKPSTIEIEQENSLLYSGLIENIRHHFSDQTWTAFWQVVIDGRDPSHVAADLGISRGAVYTAKSRVLKKLREDLSFDEI; this is encoded by the coding sequence GTGACAGAACACTCGGAAGCATCTTTCGTTTCAACGGTTGATCATGTAACAACCAGCCTCGTAGCCCGGGCCAAGCGACTCGACAACGACGCTTGGCGTCGATTGGTTACTACTTACTCGCGACTCGTCTGTTTTTGGTGTCGCAAGAAGCTCCCGCAATCGGCTGATGTCGAAGGTGTTGCCCAGGATGTGTTTCTGGCCGCTGCCGTAGGAATCAACAATTTCGATGGCAATTCGAAGGCTTTTCGAAACTGGCTAAGAACAATCACATATCGCCAAGTTGCGAATCATTGGCGACGAGAGCAGGATGAGCCGCGGGCACGTGGCGGAAGTGCAGCGAAGGTGTTGCTGAATGAAATCCCTTCATCGGAAATAGACGAGGGTGATGATAAACCCAGCACCATTGAAATAGAACAGGAGAATTCTCTTCTGTATTCTGGGTTGATCGAAAACATCCGCCATCACTTTAGCGATCAAACCTGGACTGCATTCTGGCAAGTTGTAATTGACGGACGCGATCCAAGCCATGTGGCGGCAGATTTAGGGATTTCGCGGGGAGCCGTTTATACGGCCAAGAGTCGAGTTCTGAAGAAGCTTAGGGAAGACTTGAGCTTCGACGAGATATAA